The following are encoded in a window of Cryptococcus neoformans var. neoformans B-3501A chromosome 13, whole genome shotgun sequence genomic DNA:
- a CDS encoding hypothetical protein (Match to ESTs gb|CF185826.1|CF185826, gb|CF185825.1|CF185825, gb|CF191966.1|CF191966; Similar to gi|46095731|gb|EAK80964.1| hypothetical protein UM00512.1 [Ustilago maydis 521], FASTA scores: opt: 607, E(): 9.7e-33, (54.857% identity (73.714% similar) in 175 aa overlap (8-179:11-185)); HMMPfam hit to ETC_C1_NDUFA4, ETC complex I subunit conserved region, score: 166.4, E(): 5.8e-47), with protein MFSLRPLFRSSQLTTAARRTLHYTAPALNTSTRPESPVTPVPTVQDGTVPTEYELANGPQADLVSGAPAELLHRPVRIFRPTKNTMQSAKGKTKRWIIDFDVLQGAGRWENRLMGWASSADYVQGTTLAFRSKEDAIYFAEKQGWPYKVDEPKKIEIPPKSYANNYVHVPGKLRIHHTK; from the exons ATGTTCTCCCTCCGACCACTCTTCAGATCATCACAGCTCACCACGGCAGCCAGGAGGACTCTCCACTACACTGCTCCGGCCCTCAACACTTCCACCAGGCCAGAATCCCCCGTCACCCCGGTCCCTACCGTCCAGGATGGTACAGTTCCTACAGAGTACGAGTTGGCCAATGGTCCTCAGGCCGACCTTGTTTCCGGAGCTCCTG CCGAGCTCCTCCACCGACCGGTCCGTATCTTCCGTCCCACAAAAAACACTATGCAATCTGCCAAGGGCAAGACCAAGCGATGGATAATCGACTTTGATGTTCTGCAAGGTGCTGGCCGATGGGAGAACCGACTCATGGGCTGGGCGTCTTCGGCGGATTATGTGCAGGGTACCACTTTGGCGTTTAGGTCCAAGGAGGACGCGATTTACTTTGCTGAGAAGCAAGGATGGCCATACAAGGTTGATGAGCCGAAGAAAATTGAGATTCCTCCCAAGAGCTATG CGAACAACTATGTTCACGTTCCCGGCAAGCTTAGGATCCACCACACCAAGTAA